The Alphaproteobacteria bacterium DNA window TGTGTGGCCGCCTGCCCGTCCGGCGCCATCTACAAGCGCGAGGAAGACGGTATCGTCCTGATCGACCAGGAGAAATGCCGGGGCTGGCGCATGTGCGTATCGGGCTGCCCGTACAAGAAGATCTACTACAACTGGCAGACCGGTAAGTCGGAAAAGTGCATCTTCTGCTTCCCGCGCATCGAGGCGGGACAGCCCACGGTCTGTTCCGAGACCTGTGTGGGCCGCATCCGCTATCTGGGTGTCCTGCTGTATGACGCCGACCGGATCGGCGAGGCCGCGGCAATCGAGGACGAGCAGGACCTGTACGAGTCGCAGCTCTCCATCTTCCTTGACCCGCACGATCCCGAGATCATCGCCCAGGCCAAGCGTGACGGTGTACCTGACGCCTGGCTGGAATCCGCCAAGGTGTCGCCGATCTACAAGATGGCCATCGACTGGCGCGTTGCATTCCCGCTGCATCCTGAATACCGGACGCTGCCGATGGTCTGGTATGTGCCGCCGCTGTCGCCTATCCAGTCGGCCGCCCAGGCTGGCCACATCGGCATCGACGGCGACATGCCGGACGTCCGCAGTCTGCGTATTCCTCTGCGCTATCTGGCCAATATGCTGACCGCCGGCAAGGAAGAACCGGTGGCAACGGCGCTGGAACGCATGTTGGCCATGCGCGGCTACATGCGGTCAAAGACCGTGGACGGCGTGACCAATGAAGAAATCGCCGAGCGCGTGGGCCTGACACCGGCGCAGATCGAGGACATGTACGAGATAATGGCCATCGCCAACTATGAAGATCGTTTCGTCATTCCAACGTCGCACCGCGAAGTCAGCGAAGACGCCTACGAGCTGCGCGGCGGTTGTGGCTTCAGTTTCGGCAATGGCTGCTCCGGCGGCACCAGCACGAGTGATCTGTTCGCACCCCGCAAGCGTACCGTGCAGACACCAACGGAGGTGATGTGATGCAACGGGCGCTGAAGGCCCTTTCCATTGTGCTGAGCTACCCGACCGGTGAGTTGCGCGAAGAGGCGGCGGACGTGAAGGCCGCGCTGACCGCAGAGCAGGCCCTGGACAGCGGCAGCCTGAACCGATTGTCCGGATTGCTCGACCGTCTGGCCTGCGATGATCTGTACGATTCGCAGGAGTCCTATGTCCTGCTGTTTGATCGCACCCGCTCCTTGTCACTGCACCTGTTCGAACATGTCCATGGCGAAAGTCGTGACAGAGGGCAGGCCCTGGTGGACCTGCAATCGGTCTATGCCACCGGCGGCTATGAGGTTGCGGCCAAGGAGCTACCGGACTATCTGCCCTTGTTCCTGGAGTTTCTGTCCACCCGGCCAAGCGACGAGGCGCGCGAGCATCTGGTACAGATCAGCCATATTCTAGCGGCCCTGCGCATGCGCCTGACAGCGCGCGGCAGCGACTACGCCGCCGCCATCGGCGCCATTGAGAGCCTGGCCGGCCACACTGCCAGCCCGCAGGCAGTGACCGACGCCATGATCGCCCCGGATGACGATCCGAATGACCTGCAGGCACTGGATCGGGCCTGGGAAGAGACGGCAGTCACCTTTGGCCCGGGCGCAACAGCTACGAACGGCGCACCCATGCGGCCCCCCGCCGGTCAGGGAGACCACTCATGATCACTTATATGAACACGGTCGTCTTCGGCCTCTATCCCTATATCGCCCTGACGGTCCTCGTGATCGGCAGCATCCTGCGCTATGACCGCGAGCCTTTCACCTGGCGGTCAGGGTCCAGTCAGCTCTTGCGGCGACGCCAGCTTGTCTGGGGGTCCGTGTTGTTCCATGTAGGAATCCTGGTTGTCTTTGTCGGCCATCTGGGCGGCTTGCTGACGCCAATCGCATTGTTTGACTGGCTTGGCATCTCGCACGGGTTCAAGCAGATGACCGCCATTGTCGTCGGAGGCGTCGCCGGCGTGGTGTGCCTGGTCGGAGCCACCATGCTGGTCCATCGCCGGCTGTTCGACCCTCGTATCCGCCGGACATCCGCTTTCAGCGATATTGCGATCCTGCTTCTGCTTTACGTTCAGCTGGTTCTGGGCCTCGCCACCATACCGATCTCCATGCAGCATCTGGATGGCGGGGAAATGGTCCTGTTCATGGCCTGGGCGCAAGGGATCTTTACCTTTGATCTGGCGGCATCCAGCTATGTTCTGCATGTCCATCCGATCTTCAAGGCCCACCTGGCCCTGGGTCTGACCATTCTGCTGGTCTTTCCCTTCACCCGACTGGTCCACATGCTGAGCGCACCGGTGCGCTATTTGTGGCGGCCAGGCTATCAGGTGGTGCGCCAGCGCCAGACCGGCGGCCGCAGGGGGCGGCAGACAGCCGCCTGAGCCGTTTGCCTCCCGCCGCGGCGGGCCCAGAATCCCGCTCCCTGCTGCGCCGCGGGGAGCGGCTTCCCTGCGCCAGGCCCAGCAAGCGCTTGCTGAAACGCCGGGTTCCTGCTAGACCGCGCGCCGAGACCCCCGTCAACCTTGACCATCCCGATCCTGCGGCCCACCCCGCCATCCGGCGGCGGTGACGTCCGGCCCCATAGCGGGATGGCGACAGCATGAGTGTCCGGCATGGACCTGCGCAATATCGCCATTATCGCCCACGTCGACCACGGCAAGACGACGCTGGTGGACCAGTTGCTGAAGCAAAGCGGCGCCTTCCGCGATAATCAGCAGGTGGCCGAGCGCGCCCTTGATTCCAACGAATTGGAGCGCGAGCGCGGCATTACCATCCTGGCCAAATGCACCAGCGTGGAATGGCAAGGCACCCGCATCAATATCGTTGATACACCCGGCCACGCCGATTTCGGCGGCGAGGTAGAGCGCATCCTGTCCATGGTGGACGGTGTCGTTCTGTTGGTTGACGCGGCGGAAAGCGTTATGCCGCAGACCAAGTTTGTCCTGTCCAAGGCCCTGAAGATCGGCCTGCGGCCGATTGTCATGATCAACAAGGCGGATCGGCCTGACGGCCGGCCGGCAGAAGTTCTGGAGGAGATTTTTGACCTCTTCCTGACTCTCGAAGCCAATGACGATCAACTGGACTTCCCGGTGCTCTACGCCTCCGGCCGCCAGGGCTGGGCCGTAGCCAATCTGGAGACCGACGAACGCAAGGACCTGTCGATCCTGTTTGATCGTATTCTGACCTACATTCGCCCGCCCGCAGCCCGCGCCTATGCCCGCGGCGACTTGCCATTCGCCATGCTCATCACAACGCTGCAGGCCGATCCGTTCCTGGGACGGATCCTGACCGGTCGGATCGAGCAGGGGATTATCTCCACCAATCAGACAATCAAGGCCCTGTCCCGGGACGGACGCGAGGTGGAGCGGGCGCGGGCAACGAAGCTGCTGGCCTTCGACGGCCTGTCACGAGTGCCCGTGGACCGGGCGGAAGCCGGCGACATTATCGCCATTGCCGGGCTCAGCACCGCCACCGTGGCCGACACCCTTTGCGATATGGCACTCGAGACGCCCCTGCAAGCGGCGCCGATTGATCCGCCGACCATCGCCATCAGTATCGGCGTCAATGACAGCCCGTTGGCCGGCCGCGAGGGCGACAAGGTGCAAAGCCGGGTTATCCGTGCCCGCCTGCTGTCCGAAGCCGAAGGCAATGTGGCCATTCGTGTACGCGACAATGCGGAGGGCGATTCATATGAAGTGGCCGGCCGCGGCGAGCTGCAGCTTGGCGTCCTGATCGAGAATATGCGACGCGAAGGCTTTGAGCTGTCCATCAGCCGTCCCCGTGTCCTGTATAAGCAGGACGACAAAGGCCAGCGACTTGAGCCCGTCGAAGAAGTCATCGTCTTTGTGGATGATGAGTATACCGGCGCCGTGATCGAGAAAGTCAGCCAGCGCAAGGGCGAGCTGCAGGACATGCGGCCGGCCGGCGGCGGTAAGACCCGTATTGTGTTTCACGCGCCCAGCCGTGGCCTGATCGGCTATGCCGGCGAGTTCCTGACGGATACGCGCGGCACCGGTGTTCTGAACCGGCAGTTTCACGGCTATCAGCTCTATCGCGGTCCGATTCCGGGACGGCGCAACGGCACCCTGATTGCCAACGGTGACGGCAACGCGGTCGCCTATGCCCTGTGGAATCTGGAGGAGCGTGGCATCCTGTTCATCCACCCTGGTGACAAGGTCTATCAGGGCATGGTCATCGGCGAGAATTCCCGCGGCAACGACCTGGACGTCAATCCGTTGAAGGGCAAACAACTGACCAACATGCGCACGACCTCCAAGGATGAAGCGGTGAAGCTGACGCCGCCTCGCACCATGACCCTGGAGCAGGCCATCGCCTATGTGGGCGACGACGAACTGGTGGAGGTGACGCCGAAGTCCATCCGCCTACGCAAGCGAGCGCTGCTGCCCCACCTGCGCAAGCGGGCAAAGGAAGTGGCCTGAGGCGGGACTCGGTTCGAGTCAGGACAGGCCCCCGTATTGCTGCGCAACGTCGCTGTGGGCCCTCTTTCGCCGCATTTTTTTGGCAATGAGTGCGGCCATACTGGCATCAGGCTGTTCGCTCTGGACCTGGGACACCGTGGCAGGACACTGGTTTAACCCTTCATACGAGACCGGAAACGGCGCGGAGCATTATCCCGCCGATGGCACCTGTGCGCTGGCCAATCGGCCATAGCCTCGCCAGGGCCGGCGACCGGGTGCGCCGCCGGGCGGCGGCCTGTCTCGTGGTCATGGCCGGCCTTGCCTTGCCGGTAGCCAGTGCCACCGCCGCAGACCCGCCCACAGGTATTTTCAGCCTGATCGTCGAGAACGACCTGTTCTATGGAAATGACAGAAACTATACAAACGGGCTGCGGCTGAGCTGGCTGTCGGCGCCTGATACGACCCCTGACTGGTTAAAAGAAGGTGCCACTCTGTTGCCGCTGTTTGCCGTCGGCGGCGATGTGCGGTTTACAGTGTCAGCCGGACAGAACATGTACACACCCGCCGATATTTCCCTTCGGCACCCTCCGGCCACCGACCGCCCCTATGCCGGGTGGACCTACGGCTCCATCGGCATTGTATCCGAAACCGGCCGGCGCCTTGACCAGCTCGAACTGGCGCTTGGAATTGTCGGCCCTCAATCCTATGCCGAGCACACGCAGGCGTTTGTCCACGACCTCATTGGGTCGCAGGAGCCAAATGGCTGGGATACCCAGCTACGCAACGAACCAGGGCTTGTCCTGACCTATCAGCGCAGCGCGCGAGCCTATTTTGCGGAATCGGCCGGGCATCTTGGATTCGACGTGACGCCTCATGCCGGCGCCGCTCTCGGCAATGTCTTCACCTATGCCAGCGGTGGCTTGACCCTGCGGGTGGGAGAGGATCTGCCGCTTGACTATGGCCCCCCACGCATTCAGCCGAGCCTGCCCGGATCGGGCTTCTTCAGGCCGGCCCCGGGGGC harbors:
- the typA gene encoding translational GTPase TypA, with amino-acid sequence MDLRNIAIIAHVDHGKTTLVDQLLKQSGAFRDNQQVAERALDSNELERERGITILAKCTSVEWQGTRINIVDTPGHADFGGEVERILSMVDGVVLLVDAAESVMPQTKFVLSKALKIGLRPIVMINKADRPDGRPAEVLEEIFDLFLTLEANDDQLDFPVLYASGRQGWAVANLETDERKDLSILFDRILTYIRPPAARAYARGDLPFAMLITTLQADPFLGRILTGRIEQGIISTNQTIKALSRDGREVERARATKLLAFDGLSRVPVDRAEAGDIIAIAGLSTATVADTLCDMALETPLQAAPIDPPTIAISIGVNDSPLAGREGDKVQSRVIRARLLSEAEGNVAIRVRDNAEGDSYEVAGRGELQLGVLIENMRREGFELSISRPRVLYKQDDKGQRLEPVEEVIVFVDDEYTGAVIEKVSQRKGELQDMRPAGGGKTRIVFHAPSRGLIGYAGEFLTDTRGTGVLNRQFHGYQLYRGPIPGRRNGTLIANGDGNAVAYALWNLEERGILFIHPGDKVYQGMVIGENSRGNDLDVNPLKGKQLTNMRTTSKDEAVKLTPPRTMTLEQAIAYVGDDELVEVTPKSIRLRKRALLPHLRKRAKEVA
- the narJ gene encoding nitrate reductase molybdenum cofactor assembly chaperone, with product MQRALKALSIVLSYPTGELREEAADVKAALTAEQALDSGSLNRLSGLLDRLACDDLYDSQESYVLLFDRTRSLSLHLFEHVHGESRDRGQALVDLQSVYATGGYEVAAKELPDYLPLFLEFLSTRPSDEAREHLVQISHILAALRMRLTARGSDYAAAIGAIESLAGHTASPQAVTDAMIAPDDDPNDLQALDRAWEETAVTFGPGATATNGAPMRPPAGQGDHS
- the narI gene encoding respiratory nitrate reductase subunit gamma gives rise to the protein MITYMNTVVFGLYPYIALTVLVIGSILRYDREPFTWRSGSSQLLRRRQLVWGSVLFHVGILVVFVGHLGGLLTPIALFDWLGISHGFKQMTAIVVGGVAGVVCLVGATMLVHRRLFDPRIRRTSAFSDIAILLLLYVQLVLGLATIPISMQHLDGGEMVLFMAWAQGIFTFDLAASSYVLHVHPIFKAHLALGLTILLVFPFTRLVHMLSAPVRYLWRPGYQVVRQRQTGGRRGRQTAA
- a CDS encoding lipid A deacylase LpxR family protein is translated as MAPVRWPIGHSLARAGDRVRRRAAACLVVMAGLALPVASATAADPPTGIFSLIVENDLFYGNDRNYTNGLRLSWLSAPDTTPDWLKEGATLLPLFAVGGDVRFTVSAGQNMYTPADISLRHPPATDRPYAGWTYGSIGIVSETGRRLDQLELALGIVGPQSYAEHTQAFVHDLIGSQEPNGWDTQLRNEPGLVLTYQRSARAYFAESAGHLGFDVTPHAGAALGNVFTYASGGLTLRVGEDLPLDYGPPRIQPSLPGSGFFRPAPGATWYVFAGVEGRAVARNIFLDGNSFRSGPHVDRHPLVGDFQFGFVLTWNAVRFSYTNVIRTPEFKNQTERDDFGAVSISVQF
- the narH gene encoding nitrate reductase subunit beta; its protein translation is MKIRAQVGMVLNLDKCIGCHTCSVTCKNVWTSREGMEYAWFNNVETKPGIGYPKEWENQDKWNGGWERTSSGKLQPKMGAKWRILSKIFANPDLPEIDDYYEPFTFDYEHLQKANDSIASPTARPRSLITGERMEKIEWGPNWEEILGGEFAKRSKDVNFEQVEKEIYGQFENTFMMYLPRLCEHCLNPTCVAACPSGAIYKREEDGIVLIDQEKCRGWRMCVSGCPYKKIYYNWQTGKSEKCIFCFPRIEAGQPTVCSETCVGRIRYLGVLLYDADRIGEAAAIEDEQDLYESQLSIFLDPHDPEIIAQAKRDGVPDAWLESAKVSPIYKMAIDWRVAFPLHPEYRTLPMVWYVPPLSPIQSAAQAGHIGIDGDMPDVRSLRIPLRYLANMLTAGKEEPVATALERMLAMRGYMRSKTVDGVTNEEIAERVGLTPAQIEDMYEIMAIANYEDRFVIPTSHREVSEDAYELRGGCGFSFGNGCSGGTSTSDLFAPRKRTVQTPTEVM